The genomic segment GCCCAGGAGCGGGTCATCTTGATGAGAAAGGCAAAGCTGTGGCCGTGGGGACCGAAAAAGCCGCCGAAAATGACGGCGATGTGGAAGGCGTAGGCGGTGAGCGACTCCTGGCCGACCCGGGTCACCAGCACCGGCCGCTCCCCTTTTTTCTGCTCGATCCACCATAGAAGAGAAAGCAACATTAAAACCAGACCCAATTTAAGGAAAAAGAATAACGGCTTGGCCGGGTTGAACGAGCCCAGGGCGACCGGGACAAGCGGCTGCAGCGCGATGAACAAAAACACGACGATCAGCGCGAGGCCGGCGAAGAAAAGCCGGCGGAAAAAGCGCAGCTCGGCCCCCGTTTGCCTGGCCTTCAGCCAGAGACTGGAGACAGCGGCGCCCATAAAGGCGAAACCCATCCAGGGGAAGAGGGGGAACTGCGAATAGGGCAGCCGCTTCAGGTAGCCGGCAAAAACCCAGGGCACGTACTTCTCGACCGGCAGCCAGAACAGCAGCGGCGTCAGCAGCGAGACGGCGACGGCCGCCCCGGCCAGGAAAGTGAAATAAAATTTCTTGCGCCGACAGAGTGGGACGAGGAGCAGCATCAGCAGCAGCGAGATGGCGATGGCGTGCAGCACGTCGACGCCCCAGAACGGGTGATTGTGACCCCATTTCAGGGAATGATAAAGCCGGCGCAGGGAGAATTGCGGCAGGTGCAGCAGGTAGCCGACCATGAGGATCTGCAGGCAGCGCCGGAACTGCTTCCAGAAAACCCTGCCCGGCTTCAGGAAGTCGTCCCACTTGCGCTCGGCCACGATCGCGAACGAGAAGCCGGCGATGAACAGGAAGGAGGGGGCGATCAGGCCGTTGAAGAAATCGATGGCCTTGTAGGCCAACGAGGAGCGCAGGCCGTAATGCAGGAAGGCGTTGACCACGTGGGTCTCGACCATGAACACCACCGCCCAGCCCCTGAACTGGTCGATGAAAAAATAGCGTTTCTTCTCTTCGCTCATGTGACGTCTCCAGCGGTTTCAGGAAAAAGAATAGTAGCAAAAGCGGCAGAAAAAAACAACGCCGCTGCCGCCGCATGCAAACCGGCCCGCACCCGCCGCGGTTGAAAGATTGAACGGCAATTGGTATAGTTGCTTCGACTAGCCCGGGTGCGGCAAGAAGGAGAAGCTATGGAGCATAGCGCGTTCGAATGGCTGTCGTGGCTTTGGTGGTTCTGCCGGGACGAATGGGTCTATCCGATACTGGCCCTGGCATTCCT from the Candidatus Aminicenantes bacterium genome contains:
- a CDS encoding heparan-alpha-glucosaminide N-acetyltransferase domain-containing protein — translated: MSEEKKRYFFIDQFRGWAVVFMVETHVVNAFLHYGLRSSLAYKAIDFFNGLIAPSFLFIAGFSFAIVAERKWDDFLKPGRVFWKQFRRCLQILMVGYLLHLPQFSLRRLYHSLKWGHNHPFWGVDVLHAIAISLLLMLLLVPLCRRKKFYFTFLAGAAVAVSLLTPLLFWLPVEKYVPWVFAGYLKRLPYSQFPLFPWMGFAFMGAAVSSLWLKARQTGAELRFFRRLFFAGLALIVVFLFIALQPLVPVALGSFNPAKPLFFFLKLGLVLMLLSLLWWIEQKKGERPVLVTRVGQESLTAYAFHIAVIFGGFFGPHGHSFAFLIKMTRSWA